Within Deinococcota bacterium, the genomic segment CGTCACGACCACGCCGCCCGCCCCCTGATCAGCCTCTTCCTATGGGGGCCTTGGCGGCCCCCATCACTCTCCACCATGACGAGCTGAACGTCAGCATATTCGTCAGCCGATAGGAGAAAAGCCCATGAACGTGGCATACACGACGGCCCAGCGGGCCAACCTTGCAGTCCTTTGGCTTAGCCTGATCCTCTTGACGAGCGGCTGCGCCCTCGTCGCCAAGGGGACGGCCCAGGACATAGCCTTCACCTCGGCACCCGAAGGCGCCGAGGTGATCATCGACGGCGAGTTCTACGGGACCACGCCCCTCACCATCGGCCTTGATGTCGCCAAGAGCCACGACGTCATCCTGCGCTACCGCGGCCAGGAGCGCCTCATCCACATCGCCAACACGGTGGACCCCACCTGGATCGCGCTCGACGTCGT encodes:
- a CDS encoding PEGA domain-containing protein, which encodes MNVAYTTAQRANLAVLWLSLILLTSGCALVAKGTAQDIAFTSAPEGAEVIIDGEFYGTTPLTIGLDVAKSHDVILRYRGQERLIHIANTVDPTWIALDVVPGLAVGTLIFLTAPPCTTGGWFSGCLGRDLAQSIALGVALGTTLPPLILDGATGAWYDLSPGEVFTDFGEEGD